Within the Bradyrhizobium ottawaense genome, the region ATTGTTGGCAAATTTGTAGGTGAATTCGGCCGTCTGGGCCCGCGCGACCATCGGTGCGCCAATGCCACCCAGAACCGCTGACGCTGCGGATGCCTTCAGAAGCGTGCGTCGTGAAAAGCTCATCTGTTTCTCCCTTGAGGCTTTTTGTTCTTGAGATGCAATTCTATACGGACCTGATGCCATCAGGTCATCAGCGATCTCGCATTCGCGTGGGCTTATTGCAGCCGACGCCAGCCACGGCAATATCGGCTTTCGGACCAAGTGACGCGTGGGAAGGCGGCGACGCGTTCGGCATGCAATGACCAAAGACTGGCATCGCGCAGGCAGATGAACCTGACAAGAGCTGGAAGGAAATCCGCCTAAATATCTGATCTAATTGTAGATATAAATATTCCATAATATACCTTATGCGAATTACGCATTTCGGGATGGTGGGATCGGCTCCGCCAGGTTCCGTTATTCCACCTGCTCCTACCGCCCCCTGAAGCGCGGCTTGCGGCGCTCCAGAAACGCGCCGACGCCTTCCTTGTGATCCTCGGACATGCTCGCCAGCGCGAACTGGTCGAGGTCCATATGGCCGGCGAGATCGTCGAGCGCATGCGCGAGCCGATTGACGGTGAGTTTGGTCATCGCGACCGACAGCGGCGGTTGGGCTGCGACCTTGCCGGCGAGCACCATTGCGGTGTCGAACGCCTTGCCGGGATCGGCCACCTCTTCCACCAGCCCCCATCGTAGGCTTCCGCCGCCGAGATACGCTGGTCGGCCAGGATCACGGCCTGCTTGGTGCGGGCCGGTCCGATCAGGTGCAGCATGCGCGGCACGCTCTGCCAGCTCATGTTCATGCCGAGCCCGATCTCGGGCACGCGCAGGTGGGCATCACGCGCCATGACGCGGAAATCCAGCGCCACCGCCAGCGCCACGCCGCCGCCGACGCAAAACCCCTCGATGGCGCCGATGGTGATCTGTTCCATCTCCTGCCGGGCCCGCGTCAGCCGCGGACCGAGCTTGAGATGCCGGCGCAGCGCGCCGAGGTCCATGGTCGCGCGCGACCGGCCCTCGGGGTCCTTCAGATCGAAGCCGGCGCTGAACGATCTGGCGCCGCCCGTCAGCACCACGACCGAGGTCTCCGCGTCATCCTCAAAGCTGCGCGCGGCATCGGTCAACTGGCGCAACGCCTCCGGCGACAGGGCGTTGATGCCGTCGCCACGGTCGAAACGCACGACCGCGATGCGGCCCTCGGGCCCGAGGCCCTTCTCGATGGTCACAAACTGCGTCAAGCGGGGCCTCCCTGCCCTTGTTCTTCCTGGGTCGTTTCGCGCTTACAAATGACCGGTGCGCTCGCGGGCGGGCCTGCCCCCGGGTACCGGAAAACGGATCGTGGTGCCAAGCGTGATCCAGTTGGCGTTCTCGCCGGTGATGTTGTGCCCGTAGATGAGATCGACCGAGAAAATCTCGTTGGGCCGGTAACGCACGCCAGTCTGGAAACGCGGCCGTACCACGCTTGGCGTATCCGACTGGCCGGCTTGGCCGTAGCCCTCGATGGTCCACTGCAAGGTGTCGGTGAATTTCCAGTCGAAGCCGATCCCGTAGGTGAAATAATGCCGGTCAACGGTGCGGTCCCACAGCCAGCCGCCATTGAGATTGATGCGCGTGACCTCGGACAACCGGAACGTCGCCGGGATCGTCGCAAACACAGTCTGGTTTTGCCCGGTCAAGGCATCGAACTGACCGCCGGCCGAAAACGAAAACCCGAGCTTGCCGACGCCCGTCGGCTCCAGGTTCATCTTGGCCTTCGGCGCGAATGTGGTGCTCCAGTCGCCGCCGCTGCGCGCTTCGTTGCTGAGCATGCTCAGTTCGACCGGCTTGAGCTTGAACGGATCGACCACGCAGGACGGGTTGGCGACCATCGAGAAATCGGTGTTGGTCGCGGCCTGCATCCAGCTCTCGACCTTGCAGGATCCGGTCTCGGAAATATCGGCGGCATCCACCGCATAGGCGCCGTTGGCGGCCCGCGCGGCTCCGGCCGGAAGTCCAGTCAAAATGATCGCAGCCGCTGCAATTCTGATATGCCCTGCCCTGATGCCCATAGCGGAAACCTAACAGAGTCTTCGCCTCGACATAGCCGGGATTTTGCGACTATCCTTGCGGCATGAGCAACCATGATCACGACCATCACCACCACGATCACGACCATTCGGAATTGTCGGAGACCGAGTTGCGCGTTCGCGCGCTGGAGACGATCCTGACCGAGAAAGGTTACGTCGAGCCGGCGGCGCTCGATGCCATCATCCAGGCTTATGAGACCAAGATCGGCCCGCACAACGGCGCGCGTGTCGTCGCCAAGGCCTGGACCGATCCTGCCTTCAAACAGGCGCTGCTGGATGACGCCACCAAGGCCATCGGCACGCTCGGTCATGTCAGCCGGGTCGGCGACCATCTCGTCGCCGTCGAGAACACGCCACAACGCCACAACATGGTCGTGTGCACGCTGTGCTCCTGTTACCCCTGGGAAATGCTGGGACTGCCCCCCGTCTGGTACAAGGCGGCTCCCTATCGGTCTCGCGCGGTCAAGGACCCGCGCGGTGTGCTCGCCGACTTTGGCGTCAGCCTGCCGAAGGAAATCGAGATCCGCGTTTGGGATTCAACCGCCGAGACACGTTTCCTGGTGCTGCCGATGCGCCCGCCAGGTACCGAGGGTTGGAGCGAGGCTCAGTTAGCCGAGCTTGTGACGCGCGATTCGATGATCGGCACCGGCCTTCCAACAACGCCGGGCGCGCCGTCATGAATGGCGTGCACGACATGGGCGGCATGGACGGCTTCGGCAAGGTCGAGCCGGAGCCGAACGAGCCGATGTTTCATGCGGCATGGGAAGCGCGCGTGATGGCCATGGTCCGTGCGATGGGCGCGGCCGGCGCATACAACATCGATACGTCGCGCTTTTACCGGGAGATGCTGCGGCCGGACGTCTATCTCGGCAGTTCCTATTACAAGAAGTGGTTCCTTGGGCTTGAAGACCTTCTCTTCGACAAGGGCTTCATCTCCGCCGAGGATGTCGCTGCCGGGCATGCGGTCCAACCGCCGAAGCCGCTCAAACGCGGCAAGTTCGGGATCGACGATGTCGAGCGCGTCATGGTGCGCGGAAAATTCGGCCGTGCTGCGCCGGCCCCGGCGAAGTTCAAGCCCGGCGATCGCGTGCGCGCCCGGAACATTCACCCCGCCACCCATACAAGGCTGCCGCGCTACGTACGCGGCCACGTCGGCGTGATCGAGCGCGACCATGGCTGTCATGTATTCCCGGATACGGCCGCCACCGAATCCGGCGAGAATCCGCAATGGCTCTACACGGTCGTATTCGACAGCGTCGAATTGTGGGGCCCGGATGCCGACCCGACGCTAAAAATATCCATCGACGCATTCGAGCCTTATCTGGAGCGGGCGTGATGGTGGCCGCAGCGGCGCGCGCAACGGACGCTGTGCCGGGTATTCCCCGTGACGAGGACGGCCCCGTGTTCCGTGAGCCTTGGGAGGCGCACGCCTTCGCCATGGCGCTGACCCTGCATGACCGCGGCGTGTTTACCTGGACGGAATGGGCCGCAGCGCTCGCCGCCGAAATCAAGCGCGCGCAGGCCAACGGCGATCCCGACACCGGTGAGACCTACTACCGGCATTGGCTGGCGACGCTGGAAAATCTGGTGGCCGAAAAGGGTGTTGCAACATCCGAAACGTTGCATCGCTACCGCGACGCCTGGGACCACGCCGCCGACCGCACGCCGCACGGTGCGCCGATCGAACTGACGCCACAGGATTTCGGCGCTTAAGTCACGGCCACATATTCCCGCCAGCCCTTCGCGCGCAGCGCGCAGGCCGGGCATTCGCCGCAACCATAACCCCAATCGTGCTGGGCGCCGCGCTCGCCGAGGTAACAGGTGTGGGAGTGTTCGCGGATCAGATCGACCAGCCCTGCCCCGCCGAGGTCATGCGCGAGTTTCCAGGTCGAGGCCTTGTCCAGCCACATCAGCGGCGTGTGCAGTTCGAAGTTTTTGGCCATGCCGAGGTTGAGCGCGGACTGCAGCGCCTTGATGGTCTCATCGCGGCAATCCGGATAGCCGGAGTAATCGGTCTCGCACATGCCGCCGATGATGTGACGGATGCCGCGCCGGTACGCCAGCGCCGCGGCGAAGGTGAGAAACACCAGGTTGCGGCCAGGCACGAACGTATTGGGCAGACCATCCGCGCCCATCGTGATCGCGACATCGCGGGTCAGCGCGGTATCGGAAATTTCGGCCAGCGTTGGAATCTCCAGCGTATGGTTCTCGCCGAGTTTTGTCGCCCAATCCGGCCGTAGCGCTTTGATGCCCGACAGCAGCCGGTCGCGGCACGCAAGTTCGATGGCGTGGCGCTGGCCGTAGCTGAAGCCGATCATTTCGACGCGCGCAAAGCGCTGCAACGCCCAGGCAAGGCAGGTGGTGGAATCCTGGCCGCCGGAAAACAGCACCAGCGCGGTTTCGGAATTGGATTGATCGCTCATGGTGCCCTTGGCCGACGCGCTTGTTCAGTAGGTCTTGTCAATGTGAACTGCATCACGGAGTTGGCACAAACATCAGGCTATTTCTAGCGGCAAGCGTCGCCAACAATGGATTTTCTGTCATGGGCTATTTTGACGGTCTCGCCAGCGGCAGTTTCAAGACATCCCAGGATGGCCGCAGGTTATTCTTTCCCTGGGGTGTCCTCGGCAGCGGGTACGCCATCGCCTCGGAGCAAGACTATCAGCGTCTGCGACAGCACGTGAAAGCCTACACGGTGGTCACGCTGGTGGCGGTCATCGCCTCCGGCATCTACGAACCCTATCTCGCGCCCCTTGCGGCGGCAGCGCTGCTCGTCTGCTTCTACCTCGCCTGGATGTGGCGCGTGCTGCCGCGCCTGCAGCGATCCGGCGAAAGATTGTCCCTGCAGGAAAGCATGACGTCGCAGGCACAGGCCCACAGCGCCGTGGTGTTATGGTTGCTGGCAATCGCTTCTATCGTATTCGTCGTGACCGGCGTCGTGATGTTGGTGTTCGATCCCGGCAGCCGGCTTACCGCCCTCGCCTGCATCGTCTTTTTCGGACTTTGCGCGGCGAAGATTGCGCGCTTGCTCGCGCTGCGGCACCGCCCGGCGGCCCCGCAACTGTAGCCGGGCCAACCGGTGGAAATCGTGGCCATTTCGGCTCGTTTTGCTGGGATCGGCGGACCGATTGCGGCATAAAGCCCGAACCTCGAAAGTTCGGTGCCGCATGACCCCTTCCCGCGATATTTCAAGACTGCTCGAAATCATGGCGGCGCTGCGGACGCCGGTGACCGGATGCCCGTGGGACCTCGAACAGGATTTCGCGACGATCGCGCCCTACACCATCGAGGAGGCCTATGAGGTCGTCGATGCCATCGCGCGCGGCGACCTCGACGATCTCAAGGACGAGCTCGGTGATCTCTTGTTGCAGGTAGTGTTCCACGCCCGGATGGCGGAGGAGCAGAACGCCTTTGCGTTCGGCGATGTGGTCGAAGCCATTTCGCGAAAGATGATCCGGCGGCATCCGCATGTCTTCGCCGACGAGAACGGGCATTTGACGCCCTCCCATGTCAAGGAAGCCTGGGACCGCATCAAGGCCGAAGAGAAAGCCGAGCGCGC harbors:
- the nthA gene encoding nitrile hydratase subunit alpha translates to MSNHDHDHHHHDHDHSELSETELRVRALETILTEKGYVEPAALDAIIQAYETKIGPHNGARVVAKAWTDPAFKQALLDDATKAIGTLGHVSRVGDHLVAVENTPQRHNMVVCTLCSCYPWEMLGLPPVWYKAAPYRSRAVKDPRGVLADFGVSLPKEIEIRVWDSTAETRFLVLPMRPPGTEGWSEAQLAELVTRDSMIGTGLPTTPGAPS
- the nthB gene encoding nitrile hydratase subunit beta, which translates into the protein MNGVHDMGGMDGFGKVEPEPNEPMFHAAWEARVMAMVRAMGAAGAYNIDTSRFYREMLRPDVYLGSSYYKKWFLGLEDLLFDKGFISAEDVAAGHAVQPPKPLKRGKFGIDDVERVMVRGKFGRAAPAPAKFKPGDRVRARNIHPATHTRLPRYVRGHVGVIERDHGCHVFPDTAATESGENPQWLYTVVFDSVELWGPDADPTLKISIDAFEPYLERA
- a CDS encoding nitrile hydratase accessory protein, coding for MVAAAARATDAVPGIPRDEDGPVFREPWEAHAFAMALTLHDRGVFTWTEWAAALAAEIKRAQANGDPDTGETYYRHWLATLENLVAEKGVATSETLHRYRDAWDHAADRTPHGAPIELTPQDFGA
- the queC gene encoding 7-cyano-7-deazaguanine synthase QueC, which produces MSDQSNSETALVLFSGGQDSTTCLAWALQRFARVEMIGFSYGQRHAIELACRDRLLSGIKALRPDWATKLGENHTLEIPTLAEISDTALTRDVAITMGADGLPNTFVPGRNLVFLTFAAALAYRRGIRHIIGGMCETDYSGYPDCRDETIKALQSALNLGMAKNFELHTPLMWLDKASTWKLAHDLGGAGLVDLIREHSHTCYLGERGAQHDWGYGCGECPACALRAKGWREYVAVT